TGATGTTTCTTGCGAGGGGGAGGTCGGTGGCTATGGCAAGGAGGAAGTTGTAGCGGTTGATGAGGTCGGCCGCGCTCTTTGCACGACTGGCGATGGGAATGTGGTAGATGTGCTCTGCGTGTGTGTCAGTCTCCCGTACGAGCTCAAGCAAGCGTAGGTGCACTGTACCTTGACAGCCAGCTTTCCTCCACAGACAGTCTTCTGAATGCCCGTCGATGATCAGTGCTCTGTATCGCTCGACTAGCGAGGGCTCCACGTCCTGCGAGAGATCCTCGCTCATCTCGATGTCTCTCCCATCCGCCGCCTTCCGCTTCGGCCGCAGCTTCACGGCAACACGCTTCTCGCAGCCTCCCCTGCAGGCCACGGTGTTCCATGTATCACACGACCACCCTCTCTTGGCCCACTCGACCTCGCTGATGGCATCTGGCTTGGTGGTCCACTTCTTCACATCTGCAAACGTCTTCAGTCGGGCGAGAAACAGGTCTTGGCTGTATGGCTGGAAGTTGGGTGCTTTGCGCGGCTCAGCCGCAGTCTGTTGTGATTGCGTGCCCACCGCGCGCATCGTGCCCTTCCTCTTGGGCGCGAGCAGCTGGTCCTTGAGCGCCTGTATGCGCGCTTGGCCGGCGGAGACCTGGCGCTGGCGCTCCATGCTGGCTTCTGAGCTGCGTGGGCGCTTGGCAGCCGGCTCAGGGGAGGCCGAGGGGGGCAGCGAGCCGGTGGATGCATTGAGGCTGGACCCGTAGAGGGTGCTGGCGAGCGAGGTGGCCGAGGTGCTGGCGGTGAGGTTGTCGAGCAGCTTGTGGAACTTACGCTTGGTCGTGGCCAGCGCGGGCGGCGACTCGGCTGGTGCAGCTGCCatgcggtgcggtgcggtgcggtgcgggGCGGGGCGGGGCGGGGCGGGCGGTGCTGCGGATGTGGGCGGGGCGGTGCTGCGGATGTGGGTGTACCAGCTGTCGAGGTGTTGGTGGGAAGAATCCAGACGCGTTGGACGACGGCCGTTGGACGATCTTTGTTGACTCGAGGCGCTGCTGTGCACGTGCAGTAGCAGCAGGCGAGCTGCCATGACGCTGGTTACCACAGCACCCACTCCATGCGCGCCGACCAAAAGGGCAGACCCCCGAAGCCGCTCCGACGACGCGCTGCACCCCACCAGGGGGCCGCCCACCAGCCTACGCCACAGCTGCTAGCCCGCCCGCTTTCACTTTCATGCCCCCCACCGCGCCGTACAGATACTTTTTCCTCGCCGCCCTCGTCCTGGCTTCTGCAATCCTCCAGCCCACGGCCTTCTTCCGCTCCGCCGCCCGCCTGTTCCAGTGGAAGCAGCACCTCCCCCTCAGCCCCGCCCTCGACGCCAACCGCACGCTGCACGCCATGGCCTACGACAGGGAACTCGAGCTCGCCCTGCTGGCCGTCCAGCGCGCCTCCATCCTCACCAAGAGCGTCTACTCGTCCCACAGCAAGGGCACCCTCACCAAGACGGACAGCTCGCCCGTCACCATCGGCGACTTTGGCGCCCAGGCCCTGATCATCGCCAGCATCAAGTCCGCCTTCCCCGACGACGAGGTCGTGGGCGAGGAGGACGCAGACGACCTGCGCAGCAACGCCGACCTGAAGCAGCTCGTCTGGGACCTCGTCCAGCAGGCCAGGCTCAGCGACGCCGCCTCCGAGCACAAGATTGGCGGGCCCATCAAGAGCGCCGACGACATGCTCACCGCCCTCGACAGCGGCGCCAGCCCAGGCGGGAACAAGGGCCGCATCTGGGCCCTCGACCCCATCGACGGCACAAAGGGCTTCCTGCGCGGCGGCCAGTACGCCGTGTGCCTCGCCCTCATGGTCGACGGCGTGCCCACCGTCGGCGTCATCGGCTGCCCCAACCTGCCCGTCGACGACAAGGCACCGCTGGACAGCAACATCGGCACCGACGCCGACGACAAGGAGGGCAAGGGCGTGCTGTTCGGCGCCGTCAAGGGCCAGGGCGCCACCTCGCGCGCCCTCACAGCCGGCAAGCTCGAGCCGCCCACCACCATCCACATGTCGCCGCTCCCGGACGTCGCGCAGGCCACCTTCTGCGAGTCCGTCGAGGCCGCCCACAGCTCCCACGGCGACCAAGCCGACATTGCAAAGAAGCTCGGCATCACAAAGCACTCGGTGCGCATGGACTCGCAGGCAAAGTACTGCTCCATTGCCCGCGGCGCAGGCGATCTGTACCTGCGCCTGCCCACGAGCAAGACGTACCAGGAGAAGATCTGGGACCACGCCGCCGGCGTCGTGCTGGTGCAGGAGGCTGGCGGCGAGGTCACCGACGCGTGGGGCAAGACGCTCAACTTTGGCATGGGCCGCACGCTCAAGGAAAACAAGGGCATCATTGCTGCGCCCAAGTCCGTGCACGCACAGGTCATCGAGGTCGTCAAGGAGGTGCTGAGCGCGAAGAAGGATTGAATCAAGAATAAAAAACACTGAAAACGCTATACCATAGTTAGACAGATGTAGATAGTCGGCGTTTTGCTGCACAAGATGGATGATGCACGCCAGCCGCGACGCCCAACTACACGATAACTTTGgttttttttcttcttcttctttttcttcttcttcttcttcgtcggTGGGGTTCCCACGACTACGCCTCAGCATCCACAGCAACACCACCATTCTCGTCGACGTCCCTATCCTCGGCGTTCTCGCCCTCGACGACATTGGCCTTGGCGTCCTCCTCGGCCTGCTCCTCCTCCGCCTCGCGCTTCGCCTTGTCGGCGACGTGGTTGATGATCTCCGTGTCCTTCTCGCCCCACAGCCTGAGCAGCATCGCCTTGCGATCATCCTTGTCGACCATCATGTTCGCGGACCCCGGGTGTCGCCAGAGCGGGAGCACCATGCGGAAGGGTATGTCCTGCGCGTCGTCCTTTTCGACGCGGACAAAGCAGCAGCCAATGTCCATGGGCTGCAGCTGATCGCCGACTTCGCCGAGGCCGTGCTCGCCCTCCTTGGGCAGCTTGGGGAACATCTCTGTGATGAGCTGTTTGAGGGTGGCTTTGCTCGTGCACTGGACGATGCGCTTGCTGGCCCATGGCTCGAGGATGGAAATGCCCTCCGACTGCAGCCGCCACGGTGCGTGCATGTAGCTGGCGTCTTTGATCTTGTGCGCGACGAACATGACGACGCCGCAGTGGATGAACTTCATGCCGCGCTCCTTGTTGGCGTTGATGATCGTCTTGGCGAAGCCGGACGTGTAGTAGATCTTGTTCAGAGACAAGCCCTCCTTGTTCTTGACCATGAAGCGGTCGCGGGGGAAGCGGTCTGAGATGCCGAAGAAATCAAGGATCCTAGCCACGGTTTCATCCGTGGGCGACAGGTACTCAAAGTACTCCTTGTTCTGGTCCTGCTTCTCTGGCTTGAGCTTGGACACTGGGTTGCTGGGCGCTGGTGTCGTGGCTTCAGATGCAGGCGCTGTTGTGGCCTCCTGTGCTGTGCCGTTCTCGGCTTCCTCGGTCTTGCTCTTCTTGGGCGCTGCCCTCTCCTCGCTGTCTTCCGCCTTGCGCTTCAGGCTCTCGGTGTCCTTGGTAGCGTCGGCCTCGATGACGTTCTCCTCAGGTGTGGGGATCGAGGTGTTGTCGGTTGTCTTCTCCTCCTGCTTCTTCGCCTTGGCTGCGTTCTCCGGGTTCTGGATCTGCGCAATCTTGATGTCGTCGAGCTTCTCGATGACCGCAATGAAGAAGCCACCGGTGTCCTGGAGGTGGGGGTACACGCGCATGCATCGCTCGAGCGGGATGCGTTCCTCGGGGTTCGCGGTGATGGGTGGGAAGCAGCCCTTGGAGATCTTCTGGGAGAACTGGCGCTCCGGCTCGTCGACTGCGTACTTGGCCTTGGCCTTCTCGAAAGCCTCCCAGCTGGTGAACATGTGCGCGGTCTTGTCGTTGCTGCCGGTCACCGAAGAAGTGTCGAGAACCTTCCAGGAGTTCAAGCCTGGTCGGCGCTTCAGGTTGGGCAGATGGTCGGGCATGTCGACAAGCTGAACCTTGGAAGTACCTCCACAGGCCTCGATGGCCGCAGCGACGACAGCCTCGTTCTCGACGGGGTTCATGCTGCAGGTCGAGTACACCATGCGCCCGCCCTTCTTCAGCATCTGCAGGCCGCGGAAGAGAATGCGCAGCTGCAGGTTGTGGAGACCAAGACCGTCCTTGGGCGTCCACTTCTGCCAGACATTGGGGTTCTTGCGGGCTGTGCCGTCGCCGGAGCACGGCACGTCGGCGAGGATGCGGTCGTACTTGAGGTACTGCTTCTTCTCGCCGACCTTGCTGGGGAGCTCGATGGAGGGGAAGATGGAGGCGTCGTGCTGGGTGACGATGAGGTTGGGGAAGTTGAGGCGCTTGACCTGGTGGACCAGCATGCCGGCGCGCTTGTAGTCGGTGTCGTTTGCGATGAGCAGGCCGGTCGAGCGGCCGTCGTCGCTGTAGTCGCCGTCTGCGCCACTGCCCACGTCCTCGCCGTTCGCAGCCCGCCTGACGCGCTCCTCCTCGTCGCCGTGGATCATCTCGGCCAGCTGGGCCGACTTGCTGCCGGGCGCGGCGCACATGTCGAGCACGACCAGGCCCGGCTTGACGTCGAGGAAGTGGGGCGGGATCATGCTGACGACCTCCTGTCTGCTGATGTTGCCCGAGGCGGCCTCGGCGACGAGGAACTTCTGGAAGTTTGCAAAGGCGGCATGGCGGCGGATGACCTTCTTGTGCGTCTTCATGTGCCACACGAGCTCGTCGGGGAAGGCGACGACGGGCTCGGGAGGCGGCACGGGCTTGCCCTCGAACGTCTGCGCCGAGATGGCGGGGATGTAGCGCTGCTTGAAGATCTCGCGCACGGCGAGGGCGTCGGACTTTGTGCCCGTGAAGCGAAAGCTGTTGGGCAGGTCCTGCTGGAGGGCCTTCCACATCTCCTCGAACTCGGCCTCCTCCATGAAGCCGCCCTTGCGGTAGTAACTCTCGAACAGCTCGTTCTTGCGCTGGATCTCCGACCACGGCTCCGACCTGGTGTCGCGCGCGcctccaccgccgccgcgccCACCGCCTCTCTTACCACGGCCACCGCGACCACGGCCCTGCGCTGGGATTAGACACTGCGCCAATGCACACGACGACTGCGGACACTTACACGACCACCGCCTCTTGCCATTGCTGCGATGGAGAGTGTTCTGCGTCAGGTGGATGGCGAAATACCTCCGCCGTCCCAAGTGTGTCGAGCTTCAGAAAAGTTCGAGCTGCTCTGAAGACCGGCCGCCGGCGGGGCTGGCCTGGCGCGTCCAGAGCGGGTCCCGGCGGTGATTGGGCAGCCAAGCGAGGCGGACACCGACCCGCCCATCGAAAATTACAACTTCGACCGCTCCTCCAGACTTCAGCTTTCCTCGACCACCGACAAGCCGACTAACCACCAGCACAATGGCCCGCTCATCGTGAGTTCCCTGGACATCCGTTTCCTGCGCATGTCTTGCTAACCCGCCCAGCGTCCCCACCCAGAACGACATCGCCGTCCCCGAGTCGGTCCTGAAGAAGCAGAAGGCCGGCCAGAAGGTTGCCGACAGCAAGGCTGCCGACATCCAGAAGAAGCGCGAGGTACGATAATCAGTCTCCCCAGATCTGCGCAAGCGGTTAGGAGCATCACAGTTGGCTAAGACACACCTTAGGCCAACAAGCAGAAGCGCGAGACCATCTTCAAGCGCGCCGAGAAGTACCACCAGGAGTACGTCAAGGCCGAGCGCGACATCATCGAGGCCAAGCGCCAGGCCAAGAAGGACAACTCCCTCTTCGTCCCCGCCGAGTCCAAGCTCGCCTTCGTCGTCCGCATCAAGGGTATCAACAAGATCGACCCCAAGAAGCGCAAGACCCTCCAGCTTCTCCGTCTGCTCCAGATCAACAATGGTGTCTTCGTCCGCCTCACCAAGGCCACCTCCGAGATGCTGAAGATCGTCGAGCCCTTCATCGCCTACGGCTACCCCAACCTCAAGACCGTCCGTGAGCTTGTCTACAAGCGCGGTTACGCCAAGGTCAACAAGCAGCGTCTGCCCATCACCGACAACGAGCTCATCGAGCAGAGCCTCGGCCAGTACGGCATCGTCTGCGTGGAGGACCTCATCCACGAGATCTACACCGTCGGCCCCAACTTCAAGCAGGCCTCCAACTTCCTGTGGCCCTTCAAGCTGTCCTCGCCCACCGGTGGCTTCCGTCCCCGCAAGTTCAAGCACTTCATCGAGGGCGGTGACCTCGGCAACCGCGAGCACTTCATCAACGGCCTCGTCAAGCAGATGAACTAAGCGTTGCGCTCAGCAAATGCTAAAAGTTGTGCTTGGTTGTTATGGGTGGAGTAACGGTTACATTCCAACGATACCATGAAAGATGACATGGTGGCGTCAAAGTCCAGTCCGATCCTGCGTCGACAGACTGGATTGAGGGCAGGCCGAGCCACATGCAATGGTTAGCTTAGACAAGACTTCTGCGGATCCGCGAAGAAGAATGCAAAAAGTTCATTCCACTGCCTCATGACTGATTACCCATAAACCGACTGACATCCTCTCGAAGACACTTCACACGCATCTCCTTCCTAAAATCTCAGAACATCTCCCAATCCACACACCACCCTACCACCTCCGCACACCCTCCCCACAACACGCACAATCCACCAACCGCTCTTTCTCTCCATCCTGATCCCGCACCCCTCTCCCCCGTcgtcgctgtcgtcgtcgccaCTTCCGCATCGCCTCTACAACCCCCATGCGCTCAACGCGCCACTCGACCTCCTGTACACCACTGTCTATGGGCGTGCGCAGGCCCAGACACCGCTTTAGCGCGTTCAACGGATTGGGGCCGTGGCGGGTGATGAGTATGCACATTTTGGGTTTGGGTTGGTTTTGGGATTGTGGGGTTGGGTTGGAGTATTGAGTGTTGAGTGTTGAGTGTTGAGTGTTGGGTGTTGAGTTGAGTGTTGGGTGTTGAGTTGAGTATTAGGTATTGGGTATCGAGTATCGGATACTGACGTGAGTACAAGGCATTGATGGGTACAGTAGGGTTTATGAAAGTTAGTTGGTGGATGCGTTGTGTAGGTACAAGAAGATTGGGATGAAGACGAAGACAAGAGAGAGATGCAATGTCTTTGTTGCTTGGTGTTGAGTTCTTTGTACAATGGTGGATACTCGAGAATTGAGACACACAACGgagtcttaaggtttgtcTCGATGTGAAACTAGGTGTTTGGGTTTGCTTCCCAACTCAGGTATGTGTATTGAGGTCGCGTAAGAGGTGGGTGCTATTGTGGGTGTACATGCAGATACATCCTCAAACGAAAGAGAGAAAACAAAAAAACGACCCAGATCGCCTCCGCTAATCAAGTCTCTGAACCAGTCAGTCACTGTGTCGGTATACATAGTGCTCCAACCCTAGTCGAGACCACGATACAGCATAAAGGAGCTGATATTTGGTGGTCCACCGCACACaatactaaactaggctcAATCGGTGCAAGACCAAACATTGGCTCCTTCATACAACATAGAGGGTATGGCGTTCACAGGGGGTGTCGCCTGCATGCTGACATGCAGGTGTTGTTCCCAAGCACTGCCCCGCAGCAGCCTGACGGCTGTCTATCTTGCTCTCTCGAAGACAAGAGCAACCATTCACTTGACGAGGACATCAATTGAACACGAGTACTTTATGAGATGCTTCGCAGTCCTACACTGCATTCTTTCCGATGCGCCTGTTGCAGCGTCTGCCAGACAGTGGCGACTTCCGCCTTGTTGAATATTTAGGCAACAATATCCCACGCTATGCCATCCTCTCGCACACCTGGGGGCCAGATGGCGATGACGTCACATTCAAGGATGTCGTGAAAAGCAGAGGCAAGAGCAAGCCAGGCTACTCCAAACTGACCTTCTGCAGCCAGCAAGCTGCTAAAGACGGTCTCGAGTTCTTCTGGGTGGATACCTGCTGCATTGACAAGTCGAACAGCACAGAGTTGTCAGAAGCGATCAACTCCATGTTCAAGTGG
The Ascochyta rabiei chromosome 9, complete sequence DNA segment above includes these coding regions:
- a CDS encoding Multisite-specific tRNA:(cytosine-C(5))-methyltransferase, whose translation is MARGGGRGRGRGGRGKRGGGRGGGGGARDTRSEPWSEIQRKNELFESYYRKGGFMEEAEFEEMWKALQQDLPNSFRFTGTKSDALAVREIFKQRYIPAISAQTFEGKPVPPPEPVVAFPDELVWHMKTHKKVIRRHAAFANFQKFLVAEAASGNISRQEVVSMIPPHFLDVKPGLVVLDMCAAPGSKSAQLAEMIHGDEEERVRRAANGEDVGSGADGDYSDDGRSTGLLIANDTDYKRAGMLVHQVKRLNFPNLIVTQHDASIFPSIELPSKVGEKKQYLKYDRILADVPCSGDGTARKNPNVWQKWTPKDGLGLHNLQLRILFRGLQMLKKGGRMVYSTCSMNPVENEAVVAAAIEACGGTSKVQLVDMPDHLPNLKRRPGLNSWKVLDTSSVTGSNDKTAHMFTSWEAFEKAKAKYAVDEPERQFSQKISKGCFPPITANPEERIPLERCMRVYPHLQDTGGFFIAVIEKLDDIKIAQIQNPENAAKAKKQEEKTTDNTSIPTPEENVIEADATKDTESLKRKAEDSEERAAPKKSKTEEAENGTAQEATTAPASEATTPAPSNPVSKLKPEKQDQNKEYFEYLSPTDETVARILDFFGISDRFPRDRFMVKNKEGLSLNKIYYTSGFAKTIINANKERGMKFIHCGVVMFVAHKIKDASYMHAPWRLQSEGISILEPWASKRIVQCTSKATLKQLITEMFPKLPKEGEHGLGEVGDQLQPMDIGCCFVRVEKDDAQDIPFRMVLPLWRHPGSANMMVDKDDRKAMLLRLWGEKDTEIINHVADKAKREAEEEQAEEDAKANVVEGENAEDRDVDENGGVAVDAEA
- a CDS encoding 3'(2'),5'-bisphosphate nucleotidase, which produces MPPTAPYRYFFLAALVLASAILQPTAFFRSAARLFQWKQHLPLSPALDANRTLHAMAYDRELELALLAVQRASILTKSVYSSHSKGTLTKTDSSPVTIGDFGAQALIIASIKSAFPDDEVVGEEDADDLRSNADLKQLVWDLVQQARLSDAASEHKIGGPIKSADDMLTALDSGASPGGNKGRIWALDPIDGTKGFLRGGQYAVCLALMVDGVPTVGVIGCPNLPVDDKAPLDSNIGTDADDKEGKGVLFGAVKGQGATSRALTAGKLEPPTTIHMSPLPDVAQATFCESVEAAHSSHGDQADIAKKLGITKHSVRMDSQAKYCSIARGAGDLYLRLPTSKTYQEKIWDHAAGVVLVQEAGGEVTDAWGKTLNFGMGRTLKENKGIIAAPKSVHAQVIEVVKEVLSAKKD
- a CDS encoding 60S ribosomal protein L7, whose protein sequence is MARSSVPTQNDIAVPESVLKKQKAGQKVADSKAADIQKKREANKQKRETIFKRAEKYHQEYVKAERDIIEAKRQAKKDNSLFVPAESKLAFVVRIKGINKIDPKKRKTLQLLRLLQINNGVFVRLTKATSEMLKIVEPFIAYGYPNLKTVRELVYKRGYAKVNKQRLPITDNELIEQSLGQYGIVCVEDLIHEIYTVGPNFKQASNFLWPFKLSSPTGGFRPRKFKHFIEGGDLGNREHFINGLVKQMN